In the Colletotrichum lupini chromosome 1, complete sequence genome, one interval contains:
- a CDS encoding RNA recognition domain-containing protein gives MTDAARWKSTVFVGGLASIVTAANVHDAFIPFGEIADVSLPKNDKPNSTDPHRGFAYVEYEDTEDAKEAIDNMDQSEFFGRVIKVSAAKVPKSADEGLGSKKAVWEQEGWLAEHAVGEEDGLATDQGTAQIEMRGDDPMQGLEGLDVAGPRPE, from the exons ATGACGGACGCTGCGCGCTGGAAATCGACCGTCTTCGTCGGTGGACTGGCCTCCATAGTGACGGCCGCCAACGTTCACGATGCATTCATCCCCTTTGGAGAAATTGCCGATGTGTCGCTACCGAAGAACGACAAGCCAAACTCAACAGATCCTCACCGTGGCTTCGCTTATGTTGAGTATGAAGATACGGAGGACGCGAAAGAAGCCATCGACAACATGGATCAGTCAGAATTCTTCGGGCGAGTCATCAAGGTGTCAGCCGCTAAAGTTCCCAAGAGCGCAGACGAGGGCTTGGGCAGCAAGAAGGCTGTCTGGGAACAG GAGGGATGGCTGGCAGAGCATGCTGTTGGAGAGGAGGATGGATTGGCAACAGACCAGGGCACAGCACAGATTGAGATGCGTGGGGATGACCCCATGCAAGGTTTGGAGGGGCTCGATGTCGCGGGACCACGACCAGAGTGA
- a CDS encoding cytochrome c oxidase subunit 6B produces MPEARLAIFRHPPVLARHHLILGAETTIQLLSKHQHRSHAVAHSTPSPDPTPSQLNSQAAKMSDDQELVTKPFKFVTGTDARYPNMNQTKHCWQNYVDYHKCINAKGEDFAPCRQFWLGYRSLCPSGWYTRWDEQREAGNFPVKLDA; encoded by the exons ATGCCTGAGGCCCGATTGGCCATCTTCAGGCATCCACCCGTTCTCGCCCGTCACCACCTGATTCTCGGTGCAGAAACGACCATTCAATTGCTCTCAAAGCATCAACACCGATCGCACGCCGTTGCCCACTCGACCCCATCACCAGATCCGACTCCCAGTCAATTGAACTCGCAAGCCGCCAAAATGTCTGACGATCAGGAGCTCGTTACCAAGCCCTTCAAGTTCGTTACCG GCACCGATGCCCGCTACCCGAACATGAACCAGACCAAGCACTGCTGGCAGAACTACGTCGACTACCACAAGTGCATCAACGCCAAGGGCGAGGACTTCGCCCCTTGCCGCCAG TTCTGGCTCGGCTACCGCTCTCTGTGCCCCTCTGGCTGGTACACCCGCTGGGACGAGCAGAGAG AGGCCGGCAACTTCCCCGTCAAGCTCGACGCATAA
- a CDS encoding plectin/S10 domain-containing protein has protein sequence MLIPKADRKKIHEYLFREGVLVAKKDFNLPKHPDIDTKNLFVVKACQSLTSRGYVKTQFSWQYYYYTLTPEGLDYLREWLHLPAEIVPATHIKQQRSHAPPRGMLGEGERERRPFGGRGRGGDRGDREGGYRRRDAGEGGKEGGAPGGFEPQFRGGFGRGRGAAPPS, from the exons ATGTTGATCCCCAAGGCCGACCGCAAGAAGATCCACGAG TACCTCTTCCGTGAGGGTGTCCTCGTCGCGAAGAAGGACTTCAACCTCCCCAAGCACCCCGACATCGACACCAAGAACCTGTTCGTCGTCAAGGCCTGCCAGTCGCTCACCTCCCGCGGCTATGTCAAGACCCAGTTCTCGTGGCAGTACTACTACTACACCCTGACCCCCGAGGGTCTCGACTACCTCCGCGAGTGGCTTCACCTTCCCGCCGAGATTGTCCCCGCCACCCACATCAAGCAGCAGCGCTCCCACGCTCCCCCCCGCGGCATGCTCGGCGAGGGCGAGCGCGAGAGAAGACCCTTCGGCGGCCGTGGCCGTGGAGGTGACCGTGGTGACCGTGAGGGTGGCTACCGCCGCCGTGATGCTGGCGAGGGCGGCAAGGAGGGTGGTGCCCCTGGTGGATTCGAGCCCCAATT CCGTGGTGGCTTTGGCCGTGGCCGTGGCGCCGCTCCCCCCTCGTAA
- a CDS encoding WD domain-containing protein: MVRLREIPRTAAFAWSPDPSKPLLITGTRAGAVDADFSDETKLELWDLNLDNQDQGLELQPIASISTDSRFYDLAWGPADSDHPRGIIAGALENGSLDLWDAEKLIDGAEDAFMSRTTKHTGAIKSLQFNSLRPNILATAGAKGELFVYDINDVENPFRLGTAAARADDLEVVAWNRKVAHILATGGSGGFVTVWDLKTKKASLTLNNNRKPVSAIAWDPNNSTKLLTATHDDTAPVIFLWDLRNANAPERTLQGHEQGILSLSWCQQDSDLLLSCGKDNRTLVWNPQTGERLGEFPEVTNWTFLTRFNPANPNLSATAGFDGKITVQTLQNTNPTNTQAATNNNLDGEDFFTSAQTQPQGASFSLSQAPKWFERPVGATFGFGGKLVIFKQNAQQKSTKISISQFSVDSSIGTSTEKFEESLQSGDIVGLCESRKEQAKTEEEKADWLVMETLTGENPRKRIVEYLGFNEEEITNGVSGKEEAKPEDAAADKEEDTKEAEKPDNMWGEADGEGEEDFLSNLSATKGAKTDSPFHLLADTDTTVEKSITKALMLGNFAKATEISLKEERWADAFLIANCGGQELVDKVQSAYLASKDGVPSYVRLLGSVIAKNLWDVVYNADLENWKESMAILCTFSDPKEFPDLCEALGDRILENGSRKDASFCFLVGSKLEKVVSIWITELEEAEQAGMQEPSDDSTFSVHARSLQHFIEKVTIFRQVTKFQDSGKEQSADWKLSALYEKYTEYAEIIAAHGQLAVAQKYLDLLPKEYPEAQLARERLARATGKAAVSQAAPKAPAAGRRPGQPPAAANPRATPGYQSYQPTAPAQTPVGASPYAPTGPALVAATGPAAASNPYAPAAPAIGGYTPAGQSSYAPSQGYQLPVAQPAYQAPSGYGPPPSNFGSVPPPPRNSTPTTSFRPKESWNDVPLVAKAPPPRKTTPSVAPISSPFSQQPNQPGPPPQSPYGRTGSTPPPPPPKGPAPPRVTSPLAGPPQTFQAPPRPTSSASNAYAPPPPQPGAMPPPTMPRTASPYNPPPSGPAPSNRYAPAPSAQPQASQPPLGSSMPPPGSQPPPRNPYAPPPQQSTPSNQYAASPYGAPPTAASRPPTGPPPSNGPPPAARAQPTPPPPKAAAPPKARHPAGDRSHIPAHAQRLVDVLSSDMQRVASRAPSSFAAQVKDTQKRLNLLFDHLNNEELVKPDTIDQLCALGEAIEQKNYEVAHKIQVEIQRDKTDECGNWMVGVKRLISMSKATP, from the exons ATGGTTCGCCTCCGCGAGATCCCAAGGACCGCGGCGTTCGCCTGGTCCCCCGACCCGTCGAAGCCTCTTTTGATCACCGGCACTAGAGCTGGAGCTGTCGATGCCGACTTTTCTGATGAGACCAAGCTGGAGCTGTGGGACCTCAACCTTGACAACCAAGACCAAGGCCTCGAGCTGCAGCCCATAGCTAGCATCAGCACCGACTCGAG ATTCTATGACCTCGCTTGGGGACCGGCCGATTCCGACCACCCGAGGGGTATCATCGCAGGTGCCCTCGAAAATGGCTCTCTCGACTTGTGGGATGCCGAGAAGCTCATCGACGGAGCCGAGGATGCCTTCATGTCCCGCACAACGAAGCACACCGGTGCGATCAAGTCCCTCCAGTTCAACTCCCTCCGACCGAATATTCTTGCGACCGCCGGCGCAAAGGGAGAATTGTTCGTTTACGACATCAACGATGTGGAGAACCCATTCCGACTGGGAACCGCCGCTGCTCGCGCTGACGACCTGGAAGTTGTCGCATGGAACCGCAAGGTTGCGCACATTCTCGCCACCGGAGGCTCTGGCGGTTTCGTCACTGTTTGGGATTTGAAGACCAAGAAGGCCTCTTTGACCCTGAACAACAACAGAAAGCCCGTCAGCGCCATTGCGTGGGATCCCAACAACTCAACGAAGCTCCTGACCGCCACTCACGACGATACTGCTCCCGTCATTTTTCTGTGGGATCTCAGAAATGCCAATGCGCCCGAGAGGACGCTTCAGGGACACGAGCAGGGTATTCTTTCCTTGTCTTGGTGCCAGCAGGACAGCGATTTGCTGCTTTCTTGCGGCAAAGATAACAGGACTCTGGTGTGGAACCCTCAAACGGGAGAGAGACTGGGAGAGTTCCCTGAGGTTACAAACTGGACCTTTCTCACTCGATTCAACCCCGCCAACCCCAATCTTTCTGCCACTGCTGGTTTTGACGGCAAGATCACCGTCCAGACCCTTCAGAACACCAACCCTACGAACACGCAGGCCGCTACCAACAACAATCTCGATGGTGAAGACTTCTTTACCAGTGCTCAGACGCAGCCTCAGGGAGCGTCGTTCTCTTTGAGCCAAGCCCCCAAGTGGTTCGAGCGTCCAGTGGGAGCTACCTTTGGCTTTGGCGGAAAGCTTGTCATTTTCAAGCAAAATGCCCAGCAAAAGTCCACCAAGATCTCCATCTCCCAGTTCTCTGTTGACTCGTCCATCGGTACCTCCACGGAAAAGTTCGAGGAGTCTCTGCAGTCAGGCGATATTGTCGGTCTCTGCGAGTCTCGTAAGGAACAGGCTAAgaccgaggaggagaaggcggACTGGCTTGTGATGGAAACTCTTACTGGCGAGAATCCGCGGAAGCGTATTGTTGAGTACCTCGGATTCAACGAGGAAGAGATCACCAACGGAGTCTCGGGCAAAGAAGAGGCGAAGCCTGAGGATGCTGCGGCTGACAAGGAGGAGGACACGAAGGAGGCAGAGAAGCCCGACAACATGTGGGGCGAGGCCGACGGAGAAGGGGAAGAAGACTTCTTGTCGAATCTCTCTGCGACCAAGGGCGCCAAGACGGACAGTCCTTTCCACCTGCTGGCCGACACGGATACCACTGTGGAGAAGTCCATCACCAAGGCTTTGATGCTTGGAAACTTTGCAAAGGCCACTGAGATCTCCCTCAAGGAAGAGCGTTGGGCAGATGCTTTCCTCATTGCCAACTGCGGTGGGCAGGAGCTGGTGGACAAGGTGCAGAGTGCCTATTTGGCCAGCAAGGACGGTGTCCCAAGCTACGTTCGCTTGCTCGGATCAGTAATTGCCAAGAACCTGTGGGATGTTGTCTACAACGCCGACCTCGAGAACTGGAAGGAGTCAATGGCCATTCTTTGCACGTTCTCTGACCCCAAAGAGTTCCCCGATCTCTGCGAGGCTCTTGGCGACCGTATCCTCGAGAACGGCTCACGCAAGGATGCTTCTTTCTGTTTCCTCGTTGGGTCAAAGCTCGAGAAGGTCGTTTCCATCTGGATCACAGAGCTTGAGGAGGCCGAGCAGGCTGGCATGCAGGAACCTAGCGATGATTCGACGTTCTCTGTGCACGCTCGATCACTTCAGCACTTCATCGAGAAGGTGACCATCTTCCGTCAAGTCACAAAGTTCCAGGACTCTGGAAAGGAGCAATCTGCCGACTGGAAGCTGTCAGCTTTGTACGAGAAGTACACTGAGTACGCCGAAATCATTGCCGCCCACGGTCAACTCGCAGTTGCCCAGAAATACCTGGACTTGCTACCCAAGGAGTACCCTGAGGCGCAGCTGGCGAGGGAGCGTTTGGCACGGGCTACGGGCAAGGCCGCCGTCTCGCAGGCTGCACCAAAGGCGCCGGCTGCTGGACGTCGTCCGGGACAGCCTCCTGCGGCGGCCAATCCCCGGGCCACCCCCGGTTATCAGTCCTACCAGCCCACTGCCCCTGCTCAGACTCCTGTCGGTGCTAGCCCGTACGCACCAACGGGGCCGGCTCTCGTGGCAGCAACCGGACCGGCAGCTGCGTCGAACCCGTATGCCCCGGCTGCCCCGGCAATCGGTGGTTACACGCCTGCCGGCCAGTCGTCCTACGCCCCGAGCCAAGGCTACCAGCTTCCCGTCGCCCAGCCGGCCTATCAGGCACCCTCGGGCTATGGACCACCTCCCTCAAACTTCGGTTcggtgccgccgccgccgcgtaACTCCACGCCCACTACGTCCTTCCGCCCCAAGGAGAGTTGGAATGATGTACCTCTGGTTGCCAAAGCTCCCCCTCCAAGAAAGACCACTCCTAGCGTCGCTCCAATCTCTTCGCCGTTCTCTCAGCAACCTAACCAACCGGGTCCCCCGCCTCAGAGCCCGTACGGACGCACTGGTTCaacgcctcctcctccgccgcccAAGGGCCCTGCCCCGCCTCGTGTCACGTCTCCTCTGGCCGGACCTCCCCAGACTTTCCAGGCCCCGCCCAGGCCAACATCATCGGCATCGAACGCATACGCTCCTCCGCCCCCTCAGCCTGGCGCGATGCCGCCACCTACCATGCCTCGCACTGCCTCGCCATACAACCCTCCTCCATCTGGCCCTGCCCCCTCTAACCGCTACGCGCCCGCTCCCTCGGCCCAGCCGCAAGCAAGCCAGCCCCCCTTGGGGTCCTCTATGCCACCTCCCGGAAGCCAGCCTCCCCCGAGAAACCCTTATGCGCCGCCGCCCCAGCAGAGCACACCGTCAAACCAGTACGCGGCTTCGCCGTACGGAGCCCCGCCTACAGCAGCCTCGAGGCCGCCCACTGGCCCTCCTCCTTCCAACGGGCCCCCGCCTGCTGCCAGAGCTCAACCGACCCCTCCTCCCCCCAAGGCGGCTGCCCCGCCCAAGGCCAGACACCCAGCTGGTGACAGGTCGCACATTCCAGCTCACGCCCAGCGACTGGTCGATGTCCTCAGCTCGGATATGCAGCGTGTAGCTTCTCGCGCGCCTTCATCCTTTGCTGCGCAGGTCAAGGATACTCAAAAGCGCCTCAATCTTTTGTTTGATCACTTGAACAACGAGGAGCTGGTCAAGCCTGACACAATCGATCAACTTTGTGCTTTGGGCGAGGCTATTGAGCAGAAGAATTATGAGGTTGCTCACAAGATCCAAGTCGAGATTCAGCGGGACAAGACTGATGAATGCGGTAACTGGATG GTCGGTGTGAAGCGTTTGATCAGCATGAGCAAGGCCACTCCATGA
- a CDS encoding DJ-1/PfpI family protein: MRLSLLATAASAAAALIAETPSHSTPNARSIAANTTLPGTFGAVLFQAMEMLDLIGPIDALQLVAYNRHVNLHLIAATLDPVTTAPVSPASNTYNSSWWPTFQPTDTFDDDLDLDVLIVPGGPGVRAPGLEPIVEYVRKHAPRVKYLVTICTGASLAARAGALDGRRVTTNKAAWGLITAQAPLAKWVSPARYVVDGNVWTSSGVTSGLDLIMEFIKQVYGEELSTKVATIMEFVPHAADWDPFAEINGVAPTYN; the protein is encoded by the exons ATGCGCCTCTCCCTCCTCGCCACCGCGGCctcagccgccgccgccctcatCGCAGAAACCCCCTCCCACAGCACGCCCAACGCCCGCAGCATCGCCGCGAACACGACCCTCCCCGGAACCTTTGGCGCAGTCCTCTTCCAGGCAATGGAAATGCTAGACCTCATCGGCCCCATCGACGCCCTCCAGCTCGTAGCCTACAACCGACACGTGAACCTCCACCTCATCGCCGCCACCCTCGACCCCGTCACCACGGCGCCCGTGTCCCCCGCTTCCAACACCTACAACTCGTCCTGGTGGCCGACGTTCCAGCCCACCGACACCTTTGACGACGACCTGGACCTCGACGTGCTCATCGTGCCCGGCGGACCGGGCGTGCGCGCCCCCGGGCTGGAGCCGATCGTCGAGTACGTGAGGAAGCACGCGCCCAGGGTCAAGTATCTCGTTACGATTTGCACGGGGGCCAGTCTCGCTGCTAGGGCGGGCGCGCTGGACGGCAGGAGGGTTACGACGAACAAAGCGGCTTGGGGGTTGATTACTGCGCAGGCGCCGCTGGCCAAGTGGGTTTCGCCGGCGAGGTATGTTGTTGATGGGAACGTCTGGACTTCTTCGGGT GTTACATCTGGCCTGGACTTGATTATGGAGTTCATCAAGCAGGTGTATGGCGAGGAGTTGTCAACCAAGGTTGCCACAATCATGGAGTTTGTCCCCCATGCTGCTGACTGGGATCCATTTGCGGAAATCAACGGCGTCGCACCGACGTACAATTGA
- a CDS encoding cytochrome P450, whose product MAGLTTITAAIAAAALLLRLVYNWLMPKPIPGLPHNQDSACRISGDVPYFAEYDKAARFRTKFFYDLVAKHKSAVVQVLLPFSKPLVIVADYRESRDLMAKRSKELSRGYMNNVAWQGFLSEHFIAMEDAHPSFKKSRFLTKDLMTNSFLHSVSAPASHVAITDFIRLWKRKAALAQGLPFETVEDLEGLTYDIMMTAVFGVGYEESTTTKYSKLLEDAGNDVVVPSGSSAQVAKFPSPETPALVTALHVLNVSITAVFGSVFPKLSVFIENLKPKARQALKLKKDSVQAQIDAAVKRAAKGGSSEHKSAVDYVVSREKTAAVEEGREPRYDGMQLNDMLWGYIAGGQDSTHSTLCFTVKYLGAHQEAQQKLRRALRSAYNGPYAQKREPTIEEILRTQVPYLDAFIEETLRLCSPAGAITKETVRDINVLGHVIRKGTTLMFLLTGPTFVQPGVPVDDAKRSETSQKASSEGVGDWSHSDFPAEDFRPERWLQTEGEAVKFNNNAGPFMSFSSGPRGCWGKRLAYLELRMIVTLLVWNLEFLKLPAELEDPGLTEGLFTKPRSSMIKLRVISDTE is encoded by the exons ATGGCAGGACTTACAACCATCACCGCAGCCATAGCGGCAgccgccctcctcctccgcctcgTCTACAACTGGCTCATGCCCAAGCCCATCCCAGGCCTCCCGCACAACCAAGACTCGGCGTGTCGTATCTCGGGCGACGTCCCGTACTTTGCGGAGTATGATAAGGCGGCGCGCTTCCGGACCAAGTTCTTCTACGACCTCGTGGCCAAGCACAAGTCGGCCGTCGTGCAGGTCCTCCTGCCCTTCTCCAAGCCCCTCGTCATTGTCGCCGACTATCGCGAGTCGAGGGATCTCATGGCGAAGCGGAGCAAGGAGCTCAGTCGCGGGTACATGAATAACGTGGCGTGGCAGGGGTTCTTGTCGGAGCACTTTATTGCCATGGAGGACGCGCACCCGTCGTTTAAGAAGTCGAGGTTTCTTACCAAGGACTTGATGACGAACAGTTTCCTTCACTCT GTCTCTGCCCCGGCGTCGCACGTAGCCATCACTGACTTCATTCGCCTCTGGAAACGCAAGGCAGCTCTCGCACAGGGGCTGCCATTCGAGACTGTCGAGGACTTGGAGGGCCTCACCTACGACATCATGATGACAGCCGTCTTTGGCGTCGGGTACGAGGAGAGCACTACGACGAAGTATTCCAAGCTCCTGGAAGATGCCGGCAACGACGTTGTGGTCCCGAGCGGTTCGTCCGCACAGGTTGCCAAGTTCCCGTCACCCGAAACCCCGGCCCTTGTGACAGCGCTCCACGTCCTCAACGTCTCCATCACGGCGGTCTTTGGCTCCGTGTTCCCCAAGCTGTCCGTTTTCATCGAGAACCTGAAGCCCAAAGCGCGTCAGGCCCTGAAGTTGAAGAAGGATTCAGTACAAGCCCAGATCGATGCCGCTGTCAAGAGAGCCGCCAAGGGTGGCTCGTCGGAGCACAAGTCGGCGGTAGACTACGTCGTCTCCCGAGAGAAGACAGCGGCCGTCGAGGAGGGACGTGAGCCAAGGTATGATGGCATGCAGCTGAACGATATGCTGTGGGGATACATCGCCGGCGGCCAGGACTCTACCCACAGCACCCTGTGCTTCACGGTCAAGTATCTCGGCGCGCACCAAGAGGCCCAGCAAAAGCTGCGAAGGGCCCTGCGATCCGCTTACAACGGGCCATATGCGCAGAAGCGCGAACCCACCATTGAAGAGATCCTCAGGACGCAGGTCCCCTACCTGGACGCCTTCATCGAGGAAACTCTCCGCCTGTGCAGTCCCGCGGGAGCCATCACCAAGGAAACCGTCCGCGACATCAACGTCCTGGGCCACGTCATTCGCAAGGGCACGACGCTCATGTTTCTCCTCACCGGTCCGACCTTTGTACAACCGGGGGTGCCCGTCGACGACGCAAAACGCAGCGAGACCTCGCAGAAGGCATCGAGCGAGGGCGTCGGCGACTGGTCGCACAGCGACTTCCCCGCCGAGGATTTCCGCCCCGAGCGATGGCTGCAGACCGAGGGCGAGGCGGTCAAGTTCAATAACAACGCGGGTCCGTTTATGAGTTTCAGCAGCGGGCCCAGGGGCTGCTGGGGGAAGCGGCTGGCGTACCTGGAGCTGAGGATGATTGTAACGCTCTTGGTGTGGAACTTGGAGTTTTTGAAGTTGCCTGCCGAGCTGGAGGATCCTGGGTTGACGGAGGGGCTTTTCACGAAGCCCAGGTCTAGTATGATTAAGCTGAGAGTTATTTCGGATACGGAGTGA
- a CDS encoding BHLH family transcription factor → MFSSTRDVPHSLGPPVGHLRHQPMEDFKRAERGSVAQASLVDDHDSTFADMFFGPAPGERVSSQRANQVPNIDVQWGSDARFNRSNSFVPDPKETYDALSRGQLRYMECLEPSQSTDNTRPPSPNGEHAIGKGHSRKSSEVLKKEEDADAPPRKRRKSRSTKEEVDEDDEENGTTTKAARKRKTKTEPTSATPPAENGTGRRRKSGTGAKPARENLTDAQKRENHIKSEQKRRALIKEGFDDLCELVPGLKGGGFSKSTMLTMAAEWLEEIMKGNDELRAQESALVGR, encoded by the coding sequence ATGTTCAGCAGCACCAGGGATGTTCCGCACTCCCTCGGTCCACCCGTCGGCCACCTAAGGCACCAACCTATGGAGGATTTCAAGCGTGCTGAACGAGGCAGCGTGGCTCAGGCCAGTCTCGTCGATGATCATGATAGCACATTCGCGGACATGTTTTTCGGGCCCGCTCCTGGCGAGAGAGTGTCTTCGCAACGGGCTAACCAGGTTCCCAATATCGATGTACAGTGGGGCTCGGATGCTCGATTCAACCGCTCCAACAGCTTTGTTCCGGATCCTAAAGAAACCTACGATGCTCTGTCTCGAGGCCAGCTGAGGTACATGGAATGCTTGGAGCCAAGCCAAAGCACAGATAATACTCGCCCACCAAGCCCGAACGGCGAGCACGCAATAGGAAAAGGTCACAGCCGAAAGTCATCCGAAGTAttgaaaaaagaagaggatgcTGATGCACCGCCAAGAAAAAGGAGGAAGAGCAGGAGCACGAAGGAGGAAGTTGACGAGGATGATGAAGAGAATGGTACCACAACGAAAGCGGCAAGAAAACGCAAGACGAAGACCGAACCTACATCAGCCACTCCGCCAGCAGAAAACGGCACAGGCCGGAGGCGTAAATCCGGGACTGGGGCCAAACCAGCACGGGAGAACCTCACGGATGCACAGAAACGAGAAAACCACATCAAGAGCGAGCAAAAGCGCCGTGCTTTGATCAAGGAAGGCTTCGATGACCTCTGCGAGCTTGTGCCAGGTCTCAAGGGAGGCGGCTTCAGCAAGAGTACGATGTTGACTATGGCGGCCGAGTGGCTTGAAGAGATAATGAAGGGCAATGACGAGCTCAGGGCCCAGGAAAGCGCCCTCGTGGGACGGTAA